The proteins below are encoded in one region of Erinaceus europaeus chromosome 15, mEriEur2.1, whole genome shotgun sequence:
- the SKOR2 gene encoding SKI family transcriptional corepressor 2: MASSPLPGPNDILLASPSSAFQPEALSQPRPSHASLKPNQVGQVILYGIPIVSLVIDGQERLCLAQISNTLLKNFSYNEIHNRRVALGITCVQCTPVQLEILRRAGAMPISSRRCGMITKREAERLCKSFLGENRPPKLPDNFAFDVSHECAWGCRGSFIPARYNSSRAKCIKCSYCNMYFSPNKFIFHSHRTPDAKYTQPDAANFNSWRRHLKLTDKSPQDELVFAWEDVKAMFNGGSRKRALPQPGAHPACHPLSSVKAAAVAAAAAVAGSGALLGPHLLGAPPPPPPPPPLAELAGAQHAHHKRPRFDDDDDSLQEAAVVAAASLSAAAASLSVAAASGGAGTGGGGSGGGCVASVGVGAGAGAGAGAKGPRSYPVIPVPSKGSFGGVLQKFPGCGGLFPHPYTFPAAAAAFGLCHKKEDAGGAAEGLGGAGGAGSGPKTGLSGLFWPAGRKDAFYPPFCMFWPPRTPGGLPVPTYLQPPPQPPSALGCALGDSPALLRQAFLDLAEPGGAGGSADTAPPPGQHPPVVANGPGPGPPPPSGGAGSRDTLFESPPGGSGGDCSAGSTPPADPSAVSGPGGPAAAGGSRVPAPHHPHLLEGRKAGGASYHHSSAFRPVGGKDDAESLAKLHGASAPAHASHHHHHPQHHHHHHHPPQPPSPLLLLPPPPQPEEPGSERHHPAPPPPPPPLAPQPHSRGLLSPGGTSCSYPSEDSSEDEDDEEEEQEVDVESHKPPEGEDEEEEEGRGPEEDEEEDEETRALLGDPLVGPGRFLQGRGLAEKGSSRDRAGPGAAGALPLALNASRLLQEDPKLGDPGGSDLPPPPPPPLASQKASSSPSSPVHHPSLEEQPSYKDNQKTKENNQLILPTKDDDNFSDKNKEHRFFITDSDASGGDFWRERAGEHTQETNSPHSLKKDVENMGKEELQKVLFEQIDLRRRLEQEFQVLKGNTSFPVFNNFQDQMKRELAYREEMVQQLQIIPYAASLIRKEKLGAHLSKS, encoded by the exons ATGGCTTCCAGTCCGCTGCCGGGGCCCAACGACATCCTACTGGCCTCCCCGTCCAGCGCCTTCCAGCCAGAGGCGTTGAGCCAGCCGCGGCCTAGCCACGCCAGCCTCAAACCCAACCAGGTGGGCCAAGTGATCCTCTATGGCATTCCCATCGTGTCACTGGTGATCGATGGGCAGGAGCGGCTGTGCCTGGCGCAGATCTCCAACACGCTGCTCAAGAACTTCAGCTACAACGAGATCCACAACCGGCGCGTGGCGCTGGGCATCACGTGCGTGCAGTGCACCCCAGTGCAGCTGGAGATCCTGCGACGGGCCGGGGCCATGCCCATCTCCTCCCGTCGCTGCGGGATGATCACCAAGCGCGAGGCCGAGCGCCTGTGCAAGTCGTTCCTGGGCGAGAACCGGCCGCCCAAGCTGCCCGACAACTTCGCCTTCGACGTGTCGCACGAGTGCGCCTGGGGCTGCCGCGGCAGCTTCATCCCCGCCCGCTACAACAGCTCCCGCGCCAAGTGCATCAAATGCAGCTACTGCAACATGTATTTCTCGCCCAACAAGTTCATCTTCCACTCCCACCGCACGCCCGACGCCAAGTACACGCAGCCCGATGCGGCCAACTTCAACTCGTGGCGCCGCCACCTCAAGCTCACCGACAAGAGCCCCCAGGACGAGCTGGTGTTCGCCTGGGAAGACGTCAAGGCCATGTTCAATGGAGGCAGCCGCAAGCGCGCGCTGCCCCAGCCCGGTGCGCACCCCGCCTGCCACCCGCTCAGCTCGGTCAAGGCCGCCGCAGTGGCAGCTGCAGCCGCGGTGGCCGGGAGCGGGGCGTTGCTGGGCCCGCACCTGCTGGGGGCGCCCcctccgcccccgccgcccccgcccctggCCGAGCTGGCGGGCGCCCAGCACGCCCACCACAAGCGGCCCCGCTTCGACGACGACGACGACTCCCTGCAGGAGGCGGCCGTGGTGGCCGCAGCCAGCCTCTCGGCCGCCGCCGCCAGCCTCTCGGTGGCCGCAGCCTCCGGGGGCGCGGGGACGGGTGGGGGCGGCTCAGGGGGCGGCTGCGTGGCCAGCGTGGGTGTGGGCGCGGGCGCCGGCGCTGGGGCCGGTGCCAAAGGGCCGCGCAGCTACCCGGTCATCCCGGTGCCCAGCAAGGGCTCGTTCGGGGGCGTCCTGCAGAAGTTCCCGGGCTGCGGGGGGCTTTTCCCGCACCCTTACACCTTCCCGGCCGCCGCGGCCGCCTTCGGCTTGTGCCACAAGAAGGAGGACGCGGGCGGCGCGGCCGAGGGCCTGGGGGGCGCAGGAGGCGCGGGTTCGGGGCCCAAGACCGGGCTGTCCGGCCTGTTCTGGCCCGCGGGCCGCAAGGACGCATTCTACCCGCCCTTCTGCATGTTCTGGCCTCCGCGGACACCCGGCGGGCTCCCGGTGCCCACCTACCTGCAGCCCCCGCCGCAGCCGCCCTCCGCCCTAGGGTGCGCCCTGGGCGACAGCCCGGCCCTGCTTCGCCAGGCCTTCTTGGACCTGGCCGAACCCGGTGGTGCGGGAGGCAGCGCGGACACCGCACCCCCGCCCGGCCAACACCCGCCGGTGGTGGCCAATGGCCCCGGCCCGGGCCCGCCGCCTCCCTCGGGGGGTGCTGGCAGCCGCGACACGCTGTTTGAGTCGCCCCCAGGCGGTAGCGGCGGGGACTGCAGCGCGGGCTCCACGCCTCCCGCCGACCCCAGCGCCGTGTCCGGGCCTGGGGGGCCAGCGGCCGCGGGGGGCTCCCGGGTGCCCGCGCCCCACCACCCGCATCTGCTGGAGGGGCGCAAGGCGGGCGGGGCCAGTTACCACCACTCGAGCGCCTTCCGGCCAGTGGGCGGCAAGGACGACGCGGAGAGCTTGGCCAAGCTGCATGGTGCATCGGCCCCCGCGCACGCctcgcaccaccaccaccacccccagcaccaccaccaccaccaccaccccccgcagCCGCCGtccccgctgctgctgctgccaccgCCCCCGCAGCCGGAGGAACCCGGCTCCGagcgccaccaccccgccccgccGCCACCGCCACCCCCGCTGGCCCCGCAGCCGCACTCCCGGGGCCTCCTGTCCCCAGGGGGCACCAGCTGCAGCTACCCCAGCGAGGACAGCTCCGAGGACGAGGATgacgaggaagaggagcaggaggtggACGTGGAGAGCCACAAGCCCCCCGAGGGTGAggacgaagaggaggaggaaggccgAGGCCCCGAGGAAGACGAGGAGGAAGACGAGGAGACGCGCGCCCTGCTGGGGGACCCACTGGTCGGGCCCGGCCGCTTTCTGCAGGGCCGGGGGCTGGCGGAGAAGGGGAGCAGCCGGGACCGCGCCGGGCCGGGCGCCGCGGGCGCCTTGCCCCTCGCCCTCAACGCCTCCAGGCTGCTGCAGGAAGACCCGAAACTGGGGGACCCCGGGGGTTCGGACCTGCCCCCGCCGCCACCCCCGCCCCTGGCCTCCCAGAAAGCGAGCAGCAGCCCCAGCAGCCCGGTCCACCATCCATCACTGGAGGAGCAGCCCTCCTACAAAGAT AATCAGAAAACTAAGGAAAATAACCAACTTATTTTACCCACTAAAGATGACGACAACTTTtcag ATAAGAACAAGGAACATAGATTTTTCATCACAGACTCTGATGCTTCCGGAGGAGATTTTTGGAGAGAAAGAGCAG GTGAACACACACAAGAAACAAATTCACCTCATTCACTCAAAAAAGATGtagaaaatatgggaaaag aagAACTTCAGAAGGTTTTATTTGAACAAATAGATTTACGGAGACGACTAGAACAAGAATTCCAAGTGTTGAAAGGAAATACGTCTTTCCCAGTATTCA